GATTGCCTGTGGTGAAACATGAAGCATCTCTGCAAGCTTTTCTTGGGGTAATAAAACACTCTTTCGTAGTGCAGCTATTTTAATTCCTACTTTTTTTGTATCTAACATAAATCTCTCTCCTTACATTTTTATTCAACGTTGATACTATAATTATAGGTACTATCGGCAATAGAAACCATATTTAAAATAGCAAGAGAACTTAACTTTAAGTTAACCTTCCATTCAGTTTAATAATAAAATAAGGGCTTTACACAATTGAGATGTCTATGATAAGGTAACTCAATTCTGTAAACGCCCTATACAAATATTACTTATACTTCTTCACTTAATGAGATTTTGTGATATATTGTTTTTTTGATAATCTATCTGAATAACCCATTACACATATCCATAAATCCGTGAAATAATGTACCTGTCACTATTGAATTAAACTTTTTATATAAAAATACAAATAAAATATGCCAAAAAAATAATAAGAACAAGGTAATACTGTTATTGGAAATGTATTGAAACGTTTTCATATTATACAAAGCCATTTGAAAAGGTATATGCATCGATGAAAATAGTATGCCAGTAACTACTGTCACAGCCATTTCATTATGTATCAGACCATGAAGCCTTGTCTGTATAAATCCCCTAAAAACCAACTCCTCAACAAATCCGATAATGATAAAGAAGTAAAATATTTTATATAAAATAGTAAGAGGTGGATTCCACTCTAGTCCTTTTATAATCCCAGGTATTAGTGAACATGTAAAGAGGAATAATGCACCTGTAATAAGTCCAACTACAATGGTTTTCTTGAGTTTGTGTTTTGTAACTCCAACACTACTTATTTTCTGACCACGCAACTTTACTATAAGAATAGTAGTTAACGCCAATACTATATTGAGCAACTCTCCAAGGTATATATGCTTTGATTGATACAGATATCCCAAAAAATAATAAGATACATAAAGCAATATAAATAAGCCAAACGCTAACATACCGTCTATAGAATTATATTGTTTAACCTCCACATTGTAATTTTCATCCGATTTAAATATCCGAATTATTTTATCTCTCATGTAAATTTTCCTCTATTGTAAATTCTTTATATTAGGTATACACAAAACAAGTTGCTATACTCAAATGTATTAATTTTTCATGCTTTGGTTAAATCATTTGAAACAACTTATTACTTACGCACGACTATATCAAATTTTCCTTTACTATTTTCACCATCAATACGAATTTTATAGTTTCCTGCTTCTAAAGAAAAAGTTTCTTTTTGCGAGCAATCTGTTTTAAATGTATAAAGGGTTTCACCATTTTCACTTTGTAATGTAATTAATGCACTGCCTTCTTTGATGGACGATTTTACGAAAACTTTCACTTCATCTTGATAGTTAAGTTTAAATCCACTTTCCCTAGCAATCACTTCTGTTTGTTTTACATTTTTATGTATCTCAGCCAATAAAGTACTTGTATTCCATATATAATAGGAAATACTTGACAAAACCAGAAGTATACCGATGTAGATGCCTATTTTCTTTTTCCTCATTAATGTTCTCCTCAAATGATTGCTTTTTTCTCATGATAGACATAGTCTTTTATAAGCACTGATACCTCATGTGCCGCTGCGGTTCTCAAATGTTTCAATTACCTAAAAATGTCACAACCAGAATCAATACCTATGAATTGCAAATCATTCATAGATAGTAATTGAAATTTATTCCATTATACATTTACTGATTTAGGAAGTCAATCAGTGAGGAGCATTCTTTTATGTTATTACTAACACCATTCAATTACATCTATGCAAATAAACACCACTAGACACCGTTTTCATCAACATCTTGATAACCAATCTGTGCATCAAATGCCCTCTTATAAAACTCGAAAGCTTCGTCACTTCCCTTAACATAAATTTGCAATATGGCCCTAAACATACCGTATTCTCCTAGCATTTGATTTATTAGTAAAGTAGTTTTAATAATTCATATTGGACCTTTTATTTTGCCTTTATTCCTCGAGATAGCCAAAATTTCTAAGAAAACGTAGTTTCTCAATTGCAGTATATGATTTCCACCAAGTTTCACTAATTGCGAATTCCCTTGCATATGTACTGTTGTTGTCAAACCAAGTCCAGGTGATTCCCCAAACATCATTGGTAGGTAACGTTTCGATTAGATATTTTATTTCCTTCTCTACAACATCCTTATTCTCGTTGTAAAAAATACTTTGTGGATTTGTAATAAATTTTGACGGACGAACCCCATAATATTGCCATTTAGATACATCATTCTCTATAGAGTTTTTAACCAAATCCTTTAATCTTAGTTCTAATGAAGTATAATCATATTCATCAAATTTTAATTTCTTCAAAGCATCTATAAGCTGTACATATCCACCAATACCCATCTCTCCAAAACTATTGCAAGATAACAGATTGTGCATTAAGTTTTTAACTAACACTGCTGTCTTTTGATATAGCATAGAACTTCGATCCGCATGGTTTAAGACGAATATTGATAATTGGGCAGTGACTCCGATACTTTCGGTTAAGTTTGCCTCCTCATTAAAATTCCACCATGGTGCATGTGGGAAGCCATCATTCGACGGTACACAAAATCTCCAACCATATTCCTTTAAATCTTTTTCACTATGCAAATATTTCATAATCCCTTTATAAATCGGATGGTTTAAATCCATAAATTCAATATCATTTAAAATGCTTATAGCATATAAGGTTGTATAGGGTGTTGAATTCGGATTCCAATTATCAGGCTCTAGCGCATTTCCAAATCCACCATCTCCATTCTGATAAAAGGATAAAGCTGCTATTATATCTTCTTTGCCTCCCTTTTCAAAATAGTACCTCCATAAGCTAAGTTCAATGTCTCTTGCATTTTTATGTACCCATGTTTTTATCATATTATAACTATTCTTTGATATCATAACTTTTCCCTTCATGCATTATTTTATAAGTTCCATATTACACTATAATCACATAGTTGTATTGTAAATTTGCGACATCATTTTTTCGAACCTAATGCATACCGTTTTGCTTCACTAGGCAAAAGTTTATGAAATTTTTTAAAATCATGTGATAAATGTGATTGGTCTGTATAACCATAAAGATGAACAGCATCTGCCATATTAAAATACTTATTAAATAAAATATCGTTCCAAATATTCTGATATCGAACCAACGAGGTGAGTTGCTTGGGAGAAACACCTATGTAATCATTGAATATACGTTCTAATTGCCTGCTACTTATAAAAGTCTCATTTGCAAGTGCAGCTGCTTTAATATTGCCTTTATTTCTAAAAATGCAAAATAATGCGGTTTCTAAATTATGATTAAATCGTTTTATATTTAACTCAGCAAGAAGAAATTTTTCAGCTATTTTAACCCGCTCCTTTAATGTAACTATATCAAATAGCAAGGGTTCTATGGCTGACTTTATTTTTGAATAGTGTTGTTCTGCATCAAAAACACTATTCCTAACACCAGCCATAGATTCATCAGAAAATAATACAGCAGTCCATGCATAAAATCGAATCGCAAAAATAGAAGCTGTTTCCTCTTTGTCATTTTTTGAGGTGGCAATAAAAGCTTCATTATTTATTCCAATAAAGCTACTGTTTATGATATTTTCTGAATAATTTACTTTAAAAATAATATCCATACAGGTATCAGGTATTATCAACTCATTCGTTGTTATATCCTTTTTTATATTAGTAATGGGTCTCTGGGTTCCCCAAAAACACTTAATATAAGGCTTTAAACTCTGACATGGAATCATCTCAATATATGTACTTTCATTTCTAAATGGTGTAGCAGTTATAGGGTTATATAAAGAATTAAATTGCATTATGATTACCCCTTCTTAAGTAAATTCAAATCATCTGTTACTTCAAATTAATCTATCTTGATAATAACTAATACATCTTCCATCATAAATCTAATTTCTATCTACTTTTACTATTCGATTTTACTCCCATATTTAACTTACTCCAACCAAGAAATAGTAGTCCCAAAAATACCACCCCATCAATAAAGAGAATAACAGTAATATGCTCCAATCATCAGTAAACTCTAGAAATAGATTCTTTATCTAAAACAAAAAGATTCGCTAGAGTAGAATTTTTATTTTTTCCGTGCCTTTATTATTACTGTATGATTAATTATTGTAGCTTTATGTTCAGAATAGTATTTACCCGTAACAGGTGCGGAATCTGAGTAATCATCGGATTCTTCTATTACTCTTTCTATTTCAAAACCTGAACAGATAAGAGCATTTATGTATGAAGAAATCTTCCAGTTCCTAGTGGTAAAAGATTCTCCAAACTTGATCCACTGTCTCTCCTGTTCTTTCACATATGATTCAGTAATCAGGTACTCGCCGTCTTTCTCTTTTATGCACGGCAGTATTGGGTTATCCCATGAAAAGATGAATCTACCATTTGGCTTAAGATATTTAGAGATAAGTCCAAATACTTTATACAAGTCCTGCGCCCAACCAATGCCATATATAGAGTACACACAATCAAAGTGATGAAATGGAATTCCAGGGTTAACCTCCATTGGAGATAAAAAAAGAGTTGCTTTGACTTTGTTACTCTTTAAATTATCTTTTGCCGCTTCAATTTGTTTTTCCGAAATATCAAGTCCATATAATTCTTTCGCACCCTTTCCTGCTAAATATAGTAATGACCTTCCATCTCCGCATGCAATTTCAAGAACAGATTTACCCTCTATATCATCAAACAGGCATAATTTATCTTCGGTAGGGGTGTAAGCACCATATTCAGGGAGAATGGTTCCTGTCCATCCATTTTTTTGTGCAAGATTCCAGCCTTCGTTATTTTCAGTAAGATTGTCCTTCATTGCCCCCGGAATAACGTCATCTGCACTTTCTATCACACCATGAAAAAGGGTGTCTATCGTAACATGAAAATAATCTGCAATAATTGGAATCATGCTTATATCCGGATATGTGTTATCATTTTCCCATTTACTTATTGTCTGACATGAAACATTAAATTTTTCGGACAGTTCTTTCTGACTTACATTCTTCTGATTTCTAAGCTTCTTTATCGTCAAACCAATATTCATTTCGTACAACTCCTTCTCGTTTAATTAAGTATAGTATAAATAAAAATTTCTTTATTAGCAATAAACGCATAGGAGATGTTAGGTAACGTGTCTGTTGATTTATTATGTATTGCTTTTTGATATCATTGAATGAGTAAGAGCATATTAGAATTGTATTCGAGGCGAAAGGAGATAACCAATACTATTCTAAATTAAAATATAGCGTTTTAACACTTACATAAGGATTTGAATATCATGTTCCCTGTCTAAATGATATCCCAACTTTTCTGCTAAAGCTAATGAAGCCGTATTTGCTGCTGACCATGAGGGGTATATACCTCTCTTTAAACACTCCGTGATTAAAGTTGCCTTCTTCGTTTAATTTAATCATATAACTTCTCCGTTCACGTGAATACTATGTGAATTAGTACAATAACTTTGCCTATTATAGCACTTTCTTTTATGTTTTACAACTTATCCCAATAATGGTGTCAATCCCGTTTTGACTAAAATTCACTCAGTCCACTTAAGTTTTTTCAAATGAATCAGGCTCTGAATAGTAGAATAAAAAGAACAAGAAAAGCTAGTGCACATTTGATGCACATATCAGCGCAACAAAAAACCCCTTGAAAATCAAGGGGTTTTCTAAGCGCGAGACGGGATTCGAACCCGCGACCCTCGCCTTGGCAAGGCGATACTCCACCACTGAGCCACTCGCGCATTTCTAATATTTACATCTCACAGAGACAAGTGAAATTATAATACAAATAACTGACTATGTCAATAACTAATTCAAAAAAACATAAAATTTTTTCAAAAATTTCTTCTATAGGAATAATTTAGCTTTACCACATAAATACCCTTAAAAATAACGAATTAATTGTTATCGCGAGTTAAAAATCGCATCTTACCAGAATTAAGATTGGGCTTCTCTCCAATTTCGTATTCTGATACATCCATCGCTTTTTTGATTTCACCAGTCAAAGTATCCGCACAAGTTCTGCATATCCGTCCAAATTTAATACTTGTACCACAAGCTTCACAATTTAAAAATATAGCTGAATTGTCTGGAATAACTAACCTTCCTTCTCTTAAAAAAGCTTTTATTCTGGCTACTCTGACCCCTGTCTCTTTTGATACGTCCATTATGGTAGCTGATAAATTTTCATATATATAACTTTTCACTATTTCGAATTGTTCATCATCTTCTTTTTTACACTTAGAACATATTCGTTTTCCTGTACCCTGGTACCAAAACATACCTCCGCATCTTGCACATGATTGAAGATTTGCTGCTGTATTCTCGTTCATAAACCACCTCTAATATACTATTATTAGGTTGTACCTTGACTTCTCATAGATTTGTTTTATTTACACCTATATTTAATTATGGATAATATTATTAAAAATAGATAATTTTACATAGTATAATAACACAAACGACACAATCTGTAAAGAAACAAGATGTTTCGACATATGTGTTTTTAGTCCTATTTTATGTATCTAATTTTTTTACTTAATTAGATTATTCATTAACACAATATTTAAGGCTGCCAAAGAGGAAAAATTACCGAATCGATATATTACGATTGTAGAAAGTTTTACATTCTAACAAAAAAAGGGGGGGATGAAACCAAATAGCATATAAAAATAATCATTCCTACTAGTAGGAATGATTATTTTTTACTATATTTTTGGACGTCACTTATGTTTGTGACTTAGGTAACTTCATTGTAACTTATCCATCTACGAATGTCAATTTTTACTTGATAAAATAAATCAATAAATACCCTAAAATATTAATTTATTAGAACAAGTCTATTTATTGCTCCTTTAATTGCATAACCCATAATTTATATACTATATATATGTTTTGACTCTTAGAATTATAAATGCTACGAACCATGTAAAACAGACTACCTAACTATAATTATAACAAAACAAATCCTCTTCTATTCCTCAATCGGTATCCATAATTCCATGGAATTTCTCTCTGGTTTGGTCATATCATACAACTCCATAGCTTTTGGAATTACAGATATCTCTTTTTTGGTTATCCACATGTGCATGTAATTATAAACCTTATAGATCGTATCCGTCACAAGGGTATTAAAATCCTCAGCTTCAAACTTACAAACGATGTATTTACCTGAATCTATGGTGCAATTATCCATTCCCTCTATAACAGCAGGCTCCGTTGTCTCAACTCCTGCGTAATAGGTAAATTGATTTTTGTTCCCCATATTGGTACTGATACCGATTTCGTAGCCTTCTGGTATAAGGTTCTTCATATTTGGCATCATTTCATGCAGCTTATTCCAGACCTCGCTCAAAGGGTCTACTTCTGGTGCCTCCATCTTTGCATCTATCGTAAGGCCTGCAAAGTACTTAGGAGATTCCAACGTAAATCTGGTTATTTCTAGTACTATTCCATTTGTTACAACTGGAATATCTTCGTCCAGAACCGTATACTGTAATTTAATATCAGGCTGAATGACATGGTGCAATACTACAGGATTCGCTCTATACTCAGAGGGTGTAATTTTGTAAGCTTCTTTAAAACTGCGGCTAAAGGTTTCATGTGTTTCAAACCCATACTTTAAACAGATTGTAAGAAGATTATCTGTAGAATTCTCTTTTAGTTCCTCTGCTATTCTTGCCAGTCTTCTAAGCTTCACATATTCCATTGGTGTTTTGTTTACCAGCCGTTTGAACAGCTTCTGAAAATAAAAAGGGGATAAATTTGCAATTTCTGCTAATGTTTCAATCCGAATCCCTTGATTTAGATTTTCCTCAATATAACCGGTTACTTTCTCAATACATTCCCACGATTCCATAAACAACCTCCAAGATTAATTTTAAATTATTGTAGCATAAATTATTAAATTAATCTTGATGAAAAATGTCTTTTATACTTATGCAGTAGTATTAAAGCATTTTTTCCATTTGCGTATTTTACTTCGAAAGGATTTAAAGGGTGCTACCGTATTAATGTGTACCCACTTCCACATAGGCCAATTAGCATTTGTAATTGTCCATTTTCTTATACCCGGCTGAAAAAATGCTTTGTCTTCTACCTGTTCTAACCAAGAGATTAGTTCTTCAACATTTCTTTTGAACTCATTGCGCATTTCTAACAGAGAATACTCTTTATATTTCTCATAAAAGCTTTGATATAATGCACCTAGCTCGTTCCATTTAAATCCGGGTGCCGGAGTTATAACCTCTCTGCCGGCTTTTTCATCTTCTTCCCAACCTGTAATAAGATTTAGCCACCCCAGCTGATATGCAATCATCTCTTGCGGCGTCTTGTCCACATCATCTACACGTATATCTTT
The nucleotide sequence above comes from Anaerocolumna cellulosilytica. Encoded proteins:
- a CDS encoding GNAT family N-acetyltransferase, with the protein product MTECLKRGIYPSWSAANTASLALAEKLGYHLDREHDIQILM
- a CDS encoding MerR family transcriptional regulator, which codes for MNENTAANLQSCARCGGMFWYQGTGKRICSKCKKEDDEQFEIVKSYIYENLSATIMDVSKETGVRVARIKAFLREGRLVIPDNSAIFLNCEACGTSIKFGRICRTCADTLTGEIKKAMDVSEYEIGEKPNLNSGKMRFLTRDNN
- a CDS encoding helix-turn-helix domain-containing protein, which gives rise to MQFNSLYNPITATPFRNESTYIEMIPCQSLKPYIKCFWGTQRPITNIKKDITTNELIIPDTCMDIIFKVNYSENIINSSFIGINNEAFIATSKNDKEETASIFAIRFYAWTAVLFSDESMAGVRNSVFDAEQHYSKIKSAIEPLLFDIVTLKERVKIAEKFLLAELNIKRFNHNLETALFCIFRNKGNIKAAALANETFISSRQLERIFNDYIGVSPKQLTSLVRYQNIWNDILFNKYFNMADAVHLYGYTDQSHLSHDFKKFHKLLPSEAKRYALGSKK
- a CDS encoding CPBP family intramembrane glutamic endopeptidase → MRDKIIRIFKSDENYNVEVKQYNSIDGMLAFGLFILLYVSYYFLGYLYQSKHIYLGELLNIVLALTTILIVKLRGQKISSVGVTKHKLKKTIVVGLITGALFLFTCSLIPGIIKGLEWNPPLTILYKIFYFFIIIGFVEELVFRGFIQTRLHGLIHNEMAVTVVTGILFSSMHIPFQMALYNMKTFQYISNNSITLFLLFFWHILFVFLYKKFNSIVTGTLFHGFMDMCNGLFR
- a CDS encoding AraC family transcriptional regulator — protein: MESWECIEKVTGYIEENLNQGIRIETLAEIANLSPFYFQKLFKRLVNKTPMEYVKLRRLARIAEELKENSTDNLLTICLKYGFETHETFSRSFKEAYKITPSEYRANPVVLHHVIQPDIKLQYTVLDEDIPVVTNGIVLEITRFTLESPKYFAGLTIDAKMEAPEVDPLSEVWNKLHEMMPNMKNLIPEGYEIGISTNMGNKNQFTYYAGVETTEPAVIEGMDNCTIDSGKYIVCKFEAEDFNTLVTDTIYKVYNYMHMWITKKEISVIPKAMELYDMTKPERNSMELWIPIEE
- a CDS encoding methyltransferase domain-containing protein: MNIGLTIKKLRNQKNVSQKELSEKFNVSCQTISKWENDNTYPDISMIPIIADYFHVTIDTLFHGVIESADDVIPGAMKDNLTENNEGWNLAQKNGWTGTILPEYGAYTPTEDKLCLFDDIEGKSVLEIACGDGRSLLYLAGKGAKELYGLDISEKQIEAAKDNLKSNKVKATLFLSPMEVNPGIPFHHFDCVYSIYGIGWAQDLYKVFGLISKYLKPNGRFIFSWDNPILPCIKEKDGEYLITESYVKEQERQWIKFGESFTTRNWKISSYINALICSGFEIERVIEESDDYSDSAPVTGKYYSEHKATIINHTVIIKARKK
- a CDS encoding ClbS/DfsB family four-helix bundle protein — translated: MREYTNKNEMILEIRKTADLFEREFDVILETEKDIRVDDVDKTPQEMIAYQLGWLNLITGWEEDEKAGREVITPAPGFKWNELGALYQSFYEKYKEYSLLEMRNEFKRNVEELISWLEQVEDKAFFQPGIRKWTITNANWPMWKWVHINTVAPFKSFRSKIRKWKKCFNTTA